In one window of Anser cygnoides isolate HZ-2024a breed goose chromosome 3, Taihu_goose_T2T_genome, whole genome shotgun sequence DNA:
- the LOC136790572 gene encoding GRB2-associated and regulator of MAPK protein 2-like, with amino-acid sequence MEKLAAGLARLRWSPAALPLDAIVSKCRLPTLVCLGQGESVEGVSAQDVLLIHSCRQWTTVTAHSLEEGHYVIGPKIDIPLQYPGKFKLLDQDRDIREPVQYFNSVEEVASIFPDRVFVMEAITFSVKVVSGEFSEDSEVYNFTLHAGDELTLMGQAEILCAKTVKEKSRFNTLLRKLGKAAPAAGAKQVKGKMPCLICMNHRTNESLSLPFQCKGRFSTRSPLELRLQEGEHTIRSIIEKVRLPVNVAVPSRPARNPYDLHAIREGHCYKLVSIISKTVVLCCILRRDQLVPFHFLLLADMPRFQLPEGLLGGDPQLEKLLRDSAAYCHERFNPDEYSRAVREAKPDFSEECASPRRLRLCLPGCAREELSQPLQRLSLCFYGGGLPRAPQDAAARCQDPPGAGTGTPRHQPPLPDFADPEREYMTPDWAEPEFRTQEPLEIPYEELWSNQGLESFSSPGGTGRPDLVTFGAASPLGSPRRPGVPRDEPLGDAPPPVPPKSEAVKEECRLLNAPPVPPRGGRPPAPRSPPGPLRFPKLAPAPSPSPSLSYYSSGLHDGSVPRSGSGSPSPDAYSLYCYPCAWGDCKAGDPPGRPLPPAAQPGPTAWSDPWAYAEAGAGGGSGRSTPLPAAEPPLKPFRSCPRLKPPHPQKRFAPFGALNPFAGPAEWPESPEWPKPPSAPAAPSSSSSPEPFAPFEGPDPTAPPRPPKGFEGDSIVIRGAAPLSPAVLRGAEGGVARLYLAQGVIEVPPAARGEGGAPPAAPRPSGDGSPWLPPADLSALSVEEVSKCLRFIGLSEDVVSFFARERIDGSIFVQLSEEILADDFRLTKLQVKKIMQFIKGWRPKI; translated from the exons ATGGAGAagctggcggcggggctggcCCGGCTCCGCTGgagccccgcggcgctgcccctGGACGCGATCGTCAGCAAGTGCCGGCTGCCCACGCTGGTCTGCCTGGGGCagg GGGAGTCGGTGGAGGGGGTGAGCGCCCAGGACGTGCTCCTGATCCACTCCTGCCGCCAGTGGACGACGGTGACGGCCCACAGCCTGGAGGAAGGGCACTACGTCATCGGCCCCAAAATCGACATCCCCCTGCAGTACCCAG GGAAGTTCAAGCTGCTGGACCAGGACCGGGACATCCGCGAGCCCGTGCAATATTTCAACAGCGTGGAGGAGGTGGCCAGCATCTTCCCCGACCGCGTCTTCGTCATGGAGGCCATCACCTTCAGCGTGAAG GTGGTGTCGGGGGAGTTCAGCGAGGACAGCGAGGTGTACAACTTCACGCTGCACGCCGGGGACGAGCTGACGCTGATGGGCCAGGCGGAGATCCTCTGCGCCAAGACGGTGAAGGAGAAGTCGCGCTTCAACACCCTCCTGCGGAAGCTGGGCAAGGCggcgccggcggcgggggccaaGCAGGTGAAGGGCAAGATGCCCTGCCTGATCTGCATGAACCACCGCACCAACGAGAGCCTCAGCCTGCCCTTCCAGTGCAAGGGCCGCTtcagcacccgcagccccctcgAGCTGCGGCTCCAGGAGGGCGAGCACACCATCCGCAGCATCATCGAGAAGGTGCGGCTGCCCGTCAACGTGGCCGTGCCCAGCCGCCCGGCGCGCAACCCCTACGACCTGCACGCCATCCGCGAGGGGCACTGCTACAAGCTGGTCAGCATCATCTCCAAGACggtggtgctgtgctgcatcCTGCGCCGGGACCAGCTGGTCCCCTTCCACTTCCTCCTGCTGGCCGACATGCCGCGCTTCCAGCTGCCCGAGGGGCTGCTCGGGGGGGACCCCcagctggagaagctgctgcGGGACAGCGCCGCGTACTGCCACGAGCGCTTCAACCCCGACGAGTACTCGCGGGCGGTGCGGGAGGCCAAGCCCGACTTTTCGGAGGAGTGCGCCAGCCCCCGGCGCTTGAGGCTCTGCCTGCCGGGCTGCGCCCGCGAGGAGctcagccagcccctgcagcgcCTCTCGCTCTGCTTCTacggcggggggctgccccgcgccccccaggACGCAGCTGCCCGCTGCCAGGACCCGCCGGGCGCCGGTACGGGGACACCACGCCATCAGCCGCCGCTGCCCGACTTCGCCGACCCCGAGAGGGAATACATGACGCCCGACTGGGCCGAGCCCGAGTTCAGGACTCAGGAGCCGCTGGAGATCCCCTACGAGGAACTCTGGAGCAACCAGGGCCTGGAGAGCTTCTCCTCGCCCGGCGGCACGGGGCGGCCGGACCTCGTCACCTTCGGGGCCGCGTCCCCGCTGGgctccccgcgccgccccggcGTGCCCAGGGACGAGCCCCTGGGGGACGCGCCACCCCCGGTGCCACCCAAATCGGAGGCG GTGAAGGAGGAGTGCCGGCTGCTGAACGCACCCCCCGTgccgccccggggcggccgccccccagcaccccgcagccccccaggccccctgcgCTTCCCGAAGCTGGCTCCGGCTCCctcgcccagccccagcctctcctaCTACTCCTCGGGGCTCCACGACGG GTCGGTCCCGCGGAGCGGCAGCGGCTCGCCCTCGCCCGACGCCTACTCCCTGTACTGCTACCCCTGCGCCTGGGGCGACTGCAAggccggggacccccccgggcgcccgctgccccccgccgcccagcccggccccaccGCCTGGTCGGACCCCTGGGCCTACGCCgaggcgggggccggggggggcagcggccgcTCCACCCCGCTGCCGGCGGCCGAGCCCCCCCTGAAACCCTTCCGCAGCTGCCCCCGCCTCaagcccccacacccccaaaaaCGCTTCGCGCCCTTCGGGGCGCTCAACCCCTTCGCCGGCCCGGCCGAGTGGCCGGAGAGCCCGGAGTGGCCCAAGCCGCCTTCGGCCCCGGctgctccctcttcctcctcctcgcccgAACCCTTCGCCCCCTTCGAGGGGCCGGATCCgacggcccccccccgcccccccaaggGTTTTGAGGGGGACAGCATCGTCAtccgcggggcggccccgctctCGCCCGCCGTCCTGCGCGGGGCCGAAGGCGGCGTTGCCCGCCTCTACCTGGCGCAGGGCGTCATCGAGGTGccgccggcggcgcggggcgaggggggggccccgccggctgccccccggcccAGCGGGGACGGCTCGCCCTGGCTGCCCCCCGCCGACCTCTCGGCCCTCTCGGTGGAGGAGGTCTCCAAGTGCCTGCGCTTCATCGGCCTCTCCGAGGACGTCGTCAGCTTCTTCGCGCGGGAGCGCATCGACGGCAGCATCTTTGTGCAGCTCAGCGAGGAGATCCTGGCCGACGACTTCCGCCTCACCAAGCTCCAGGTGAAGAAAATCATGCAGTTCATCAAGGGCTGGCGCCCCAAGATCTAG